A stretch of DNA from Ailuropoda melanoleuca isolate Jingjing chromosome X, ASM200744v2, whole genome shotgun sequence:
agcggaagagcctgatgtggggctcgatcccagaacgctgggatcacgccctgagccgaaggcagacgcttaacgactgcgccacccaggcgcccccaatgaattcatctttttaactttattatggatttgaaattttttttaaaaagatttttatttgtttatttgacagagatagagacagccagcgagagaggtaacacaagcagggggagtgggagaggaagaagcaggctcatagtggaagagcctgatgtggggctcgatcccataacaccaggatcacgccctgagccgaaggcagacgcttaaccgctatgccacccaggcgcccctatggatttgaaatttatttatttatttgagagagagagacagagcatacaagcagggggaacggcaggcagagggagagggagaagcaggctccctgctgagcagagagccccatgtgaaggctccatcccagggccctgggatcatgacctgagctaaaggcagatgcttaaccaactgagccacctaggtgccctgaaattttttaaaataaaaaaagttggGGACTCAGCattggactccgtgctcagcagcaAGACTGCgggaagattctctccctctgcccctctctccactctgtctctgtttctctctctctctctaaaatgaataagtaagtctccaaaaaaataataaataagatcttaaaaagtaataaaataaaaagttgtggGGTGGAAGACATGGTTCCCAGCCACAGGGAATTCACATGCCCAGCTGGGATGACTGAGGTCTTTAATGACACCATAGTAACATTATAGATAGCTAACATGTGTTGAACACTTAGGACCATTCTACACGTGTAATGTTTATTCACTGGATTGTCAAAGCAATCCCACAGGGTAGGCATGATGGTCATCCCTGTGTTATagttgaggaaaccaaggctcagagagggtaacaGGACTTGTGCGTGTCACACAGACACTGAGTGGaagagcaggatttgaacccagatggTGGCTGAACTAGCTCCAGATTCCTTGCTTTTAACCATTTGATTCTGTGAAATTGTGGGCTTGTTAAGATTGGCAGCCttgagaaaaagagcaagaggtggagagagggagagaaaaactggaGTCAAGGAGAAAGCaacagagatggggagagagacaagTGACAAAGACAGGTAGCCAGAGACAGGAACTTCTGCCAAAGTAGGCCTGTGTGCTTAGCTCAGTCACTTAACTAATTCCCCACGCCTTGGTTCCCTCACCTGCAAAACAGACACTGTAGCACTGTTTCAGTAAAGAAATCAAATCTGTGCAGCtaataaacaggaagaaaaccCCAGCTCCCTAAGAACTCAGAggaatacaggggcgcctgggtggctcagtcagttaagcgtctgccttcggctcaggtcatgatccgggggtcccgggatcaagacccttgtcaggctccctgctcagtggggagcctgcttctccttctccctctgcctgccgctccccctgctcgtgctccccccccaaataaacaaataaaatctttttaaaaattaaataaataaaaagaactaagAGGAATGCCAATAAAGCAGAGACACAGACCCTTCTCAACTTGGCAAAAGCTATTTAAACACTATCTTTTTAGAGAATCAACTTCCCAGTTATTGATGAGTCCGTCCTTTTCCTACTGTTGTGTCATTTACCATATTCCTGCATTTGATAAATAAACCTGTTTCTGAATTCCTGGTCCTGTTAGGTTAATCTCTTTGCTAAATCCAAACCAGTTCCAGGTGGTTTCAACCACATTTCTTTATGAGAggttttaatgttttcctttttaaatttttttcttaagtactCTTGTGCACTTActgttcatttcatttaatagAATTAGCTTATCGGTCCATTAAAATCCTAATGGGAATTTGATTgaagttgcattttttaaaagaaattaattttttaattacctagtaatacattttctttatgaaaaatgaaaacatttcaaataatgcTGAAGTCCCCTGGAACCACTAAACCACTAAAGTTAGtgcctaacttttttttaaaagattttatttatttatttgagagggggagagagggagagagtgcagtagcctgggaagaggggcagagggagagggagagtcaaactccctgctgagcagggagcccaatgtggggctcagtcccaagaccccaggatcatgacctgagccgaagggagacacttaacagactgagccacccaggcgtcccgcaCTGTGCCTAATCTCGATTCCCTACCCTTTTTCCCTTCAGGAACCACGTTATTAGCTTGATGTGTAATTTTGCAGCTCCTTTACCTACTCATACACACATTTATCcacatataaacataaatatactCATGTTTGTATGTATACACAAATGGTATGTGTTTAATATAAATGGTCTCAAGTTGTATGTTTGTAAGTATCCAATAGATGGGGCTATTATTATAAATATCACTGGCGTTCTTGTGATCACATTCATGACTGTGAAAGCAACAGGCATGTTGTGACAACTTGGATTGGCTAGTCCCTCTTTTCTGGGAAGAAGTCCATTTCTGCCACCTCTACAAATGGAAGATTACCAAGCCTAGACCTTCAACCAATTTGTACAGTTGCAATATGAATCCTCTTTCTGTCATATGTACTGCAGATATTTTTTCCCAGCTTATCTTTTGTTTCATGGCTTTgcttacagtctttttttttgtcctactgaaaactaaatttttttgaagattttatttatttatttggcagagagagagtcagcaagagagggaacacaagcagggggagtgggagaggaagaagctctgctgggagcctgatgcggggctccatcccaggaccctgggatcacgccctgagccgaaggcagacgcttaacgactgagccacccaggcgcccccctgaaaactaaaatttgtatgcagtCTATACATAATACCTATCTATTCCTTTATGATTTCTGAGTATCTCCCCTTACTTTGGAATATCTTCCCCATCCACAAGCTTGTACAAATATTCTCCTACGTTTTCTTCTaatgtgcttattttctttttttacatataaatctcTACTCTGTGAACATTGTGTTGAGTACacctggttcttttaaaaaatgccggATAAACAGTTATgccagcatcatttattaaagaacCACCATGTTTACACTGATTCGAAATGACACTTTTATCATACACTGAGTTCCCATGTGTActtgggatttatttctgggctctttaccGCATTCCACCAGTTGGCTCCATTTGTCTATTGCTGTGCTAACGCCATATTTTTATCACAGTGGTTTTGTGGTTAATTTTAATAAGGCAAGGCAAGCATTGCCATCCTCCCACTGTTCTTTTTCttggctcttctttttcttaactattcttaaatgtgaatttttccATATGatccttaaataatttttatcccGTTCCAGGAAAAACCCCCATTAGATTTCTGATTGGCATTGCAcagaatttatatattaatttaggGTCTGGGAAGTTTGACAATATTATAGGAAAATGTAGTACTCATAGCGTCTAATTATGTAATACCACAGGCAGGGCCTGGGACAGCACCCCATAATGAAACATTTGGATGCTTCTCTGGGGAAATGTGTACGCATTCACACTTAGTAGGTTATATAAAGACTGCGTATAGTCTTATGGCAGTTCAGATCAGGCTTTGCCACTGGATGAGTTTGTGCTTATAgaaatcctttgcccattctATTAatgggttctttctttttttaatcaatataGAATGTCATTCTTTTCCTGCAATACTTTTGGCCTCAAGTGGTGCTTTTTCTGACATTCACATGGCTGTGCTTGCTTCTGTTTGTTGGTGTTTGCCAGGAGTGCCTTTAGGTGTCTTTAACTTCCAGCCTTTGTCACTTAGTTTTAGGTATGTCTCTCACCAAAACCCCGTACCaggatttatatttattttgtgcaattgacagtgaaatattttcccctccagtctctcccaccctcccaggACCTTGAAATGGAAGCTTTGGAAcacttttaattcttatttttactcTGATCCCTAACCTTTAACTTCCGGGTTTTGGTTAGATAGTAATTTCtttagatagattagatagatagatagatagatagatagatagatagatagataatttctttttaaattccaggctatcatattttctttatagtagGACACTTATGTTTCAGGAATCCTAAGTAACACTTAATATTACAAAGTCCTAATCACAGTACCTTTGTCATTTCACGTTTGACTACACATATTAAAAACTCTGGCCTGTCACCATTTACCATCCCTGTTGCCTTCCCCCACTTGGAGCCCTGGTAGTCATTCAGTAGTCATTTGCTTAGAGAACTTATTGTTCTCCAACAAGGCGCATGGCTTGGATGTACTCCAATGaccaaaaatgtctttctttggcCATGATAGATGTGTACTGTCTCGGCCAGGTGGGGGGCCCTTGCATCTCAAGGCTTTCTTCTCAGCACTCTGTGGGCATGGCAAGCCACTGTCTTCTTGCTTGAGGAACAGAACTACTTTCATCTTAGGTCTCCTGGACTTGTCCTCCAGGTCTCTTTACATTTTCACTCAAATTGTCAAGCTCTAGCTCTCTACCTTGAAGGGGTTCTTCTGTTTGGTCTTTCAGACCATTAGTTTGATCTTCATTTTGCCTGTTAAGTGTTTTCATACTTTGTTTGCAAAGTATGTACTTTGTTTGCAAAGTACCACTCTGGCAGCTGTTGGGAGAGATTGGAGAGGAGCAAAGAGGAAGTTTCAGGTGAGAGACGTAGTAGCTCAGACAGGCGACAaggcagagatgagaaaagaggTGGAATTGAAGTATGTTTTGCATGCAGAAACCACAGGGCTTAGTGAGAGTTTGGCCCTGGAAGTTGAGAGAGTGGGAGGCGGCAAAGATGACTCTCAGATTTCTGGATCAAGCAAATGAACAGataggggagcagaggaggaagtcCCGTCCAGAGTGGATCTTGGGCTCTCCTTTTGGACTCCGTAGGTTCTCAGTGCTCTATGAGACATCCGGGGAGAGGCAGTGACATCCACATATGACCTAGGGTTTGCTCCTCCCTCAGCTCTGCGGGAGAAGGTAAAGTAGACTCCATGGACAGGCCGCTTAGGGACAGCATTGGCCTGCAAATGACGATGGCTTAAACAAATTAAAGTTGATTTGTTCATATAGTAGAGTTTGAAATCCACTGGACATCGCTGTTGTCAGCTTAGCAGCTCTGTGGCGCCAGGGCTGATATCTCTTAAGTCTCTTGAACTTCCTTCACGTGGCCACTGCCACTTCAGCCATCACATCACATTTGGGGTGGGAAGAAAGGATGTGAGGACAAgtaaggaagagagggaagggctAGACCTCTGATGTTCCAAGGGCCAGAACTGGGTAGAGTCAGCATAGCACTATTTCCTCTGTGTAATATACACGAAATCGATGTTCCACAAATACCTCTCCTAAAAGTCTGTCTGGGCTTTGGAGTAAGGGAAACAAGGTTCAGATCTAGCCAGCCCTAACATTTCCTGGCTGTAGAATCTTGGCTGATTGTTAATCGTTCCAACCTTTTTTGtcatcatctacaaaatgagaatgATCATGGTAATCTGTACCAATTGTGGGATGGAGATTAGCACGAATATAAGATTAAGAGTTTgggctcttggggcgcctgggtggctcagtcattaggtgtctgccttcggctcaggtcatgatcccagtgttctgggatcaagcaccacattgggctccctgctcagcgggaagcctgcttctccctctcccactccccctgcttgtgttccctctctcactggctgtctctctctgtcaaataaataaattaaatcttaaaaaaaaaagattttgggcTCTTGAGCTTTGGGCCTGGGCTCAAATTTAGTTCtttcacttactagctgtgaggCCTTAGGCTACTCTCTTATATTGGCTGTGCCTATTTCCTCATAGAAAGAATGGTGTTAATAATAGTACccaactgggggcacctggctggctcagcggagcatgcaactcttgatatttgggttgtgagttcaagccccatgttgggtgtggcaGTTACTTaagagataaaaatctttttagtagtagtggtggtggtggtggtggtggtggtggtaatagtAGTAgtgccaggcacctgggtggctcagttggttaagcatctgtcttcagctcaggtcatgatctcggggtcctgggatcgagcccagcattaggctgcctgctcaatggggagtccgcttctccctctccctctccccctgctcttgcttgcactctctctctctctcaaataaatacaatctttaaaaaaaataatagtgccCAACTTATAGGAAGGTTGTGAATATTAAACGAGTCAATATTTGCAAAGGGCTCAGAACACTTCCTGGATAAAGTGAAGCCCTTGtcacagtacttggcacatagcaagtgctcaataactaTTACTTAGAGTCTGCCGAGCCATTTCATGGGACAGTTACCACAAAAGAATTATTCATGGTTTTATGTTTTGCTTGATTTAGATGACATGGGAAGAGAGGGTGGGAGTCATTCATTGCCCCGTAGGTGGCCTGGCTTTGGTGGGAGATGAACCCACCCCTGAGGTGTGGGACTCTCACCCCTGTTCTCATATCCTGTCATTCTGTGTGCCTAGGCCCTCTGCTGGAAGACTGGGACATAATCAGCCCCAAGGATGTCATTGGTTCCGACGTGCTACTGGCTGAGAAAAGGTCATCGCTGACGACTGCTGCCCTGCCCTTCACGCAGTCTATCCTCTCTCAGGTGGTTTCAGCGACCTGGTGGCCggctgcagggggagggcaggccgACCTGGCACCCCCGATTCTGAGCATGCTGGTTGGCACCTGCCCATAGCCTGCCCAGCTGACTGGTggcctttctccctccttccttcacagGTGGGCCGCACCTTGTCTAAGGTCCAGCAGGTGCTGAGCTGGTCATATGGGGAAGATGTCAAGCCCTTCAAGCCTCCCCTGAGCGATGCTGAGTTTCACACATACCTGAACCACGAGGGCCAGCTCTCCCGCCCCGAGGAGCTGCGCCTGCGGATCTATCACGGTGGTGTCGAGCCCTCCTTGCGAAAGGTGAGCCGCCTCGGTCACTCATCAGATCCGTCCCTCCTGCAGTGGTGACTGGCTCATGAGACACACGCAGTGAAGCACGCTGTCATGGGATGGTGTGGAGCCGTTCCAGGGCAGCCGGCTCTccgggaggggctgggaggcagaAGCGGAAGGCCGACTTTTCTGAAGGAAGACAAAGACCCCAAGGCAGCAGGGTGGGTGGCAACAGATCCCCACTGGCATGTGGTGGCTCTTTGATAGAACCTCAGCCTTATCCCTTCTGTCCCTGGCCAGGTGGTGTGGCGGTACCTGTTGAACGTGTACCCGGACGGGCTGACAGGCCGCGAGCGGATGGACTACATGAAACGCAAGAGTCGCGAGTATGAGCAGCTCAAGAGTGAGTGGGCACAACGAGCGAGCCCGGAGGACTTGGAATTCATCCGCAGCACGGTCCTTAAGGATGTGCTGCGGACAGACCGGGCCCACCCCTACTACGCGGGGCCCGAGGACGGCCCGCACCTGCGGGCGCTGCACGATTTGCTCACCACCTACGCCGTCACCCACCCGCAGGTGTCCTACTGCCAGGGCATGAGCGACCTTGCCTCACCCATCCTCGCCGTCATGGACCACGAAGGCCATGCCTTCGTCTGCTTTTGTGGCATCATGAAGCGCCTGGCCGCAAACTTCCATCCTGATGGCCGCGCCATGGCCACCAAGTTTGCCCACCTCAAGCTGCTGTTACGACATGCCGACCCTGACTTCTACCAGTACCTACAAGAAGCTGGTGCTGACGACCTGTTCTTCTGTTACCGCTGGTTGCTGCTTGAACTCAAGCGCGAGTTCGCCTTTGACGATGCCCTCCGCATGCTCGAGGTCACCTGGAGTTCGCTGCCCCCTGATCCTCCTGAACATGAGGTAGAACTCGTCGGACCCCCCAGCCAAGTGGCAGACACTGGCTTCAGTGGCCACAGGGGGCGGCCCGTGCGACAGAGGCACATGCTGAggcctgctgggggaggaggcagtgCTCTCGAAGATGCTGTCGACCACTTGGTCACGACCAGCCAGGGGCCTGGTGGCGGGGGGCGTCTCCTGAGACAAGCCAGTCTGGATGACCTCCAGCAACTCAGGGATAACACAGGCTCCAGGAGGGACCCTCTGGTCCAGCTGCCCCACCCAGCTGCCCTCATCAGTTCCAAGTCCCTCTCCGAGCCCTTGTTGAACTCCTCAGACccactctcctcctcttcccaccctgATTCCCCATCTTCCTCATCTCCGCCATCCACCCAAGAGGCCTCTCCCGCCGGTGATGTGGCTGCAGGATCCCCCTTGATGCCAGAGTTGGGCTCCCCACAAGAACCTGGGAagtccctgccacccccacccccactgggcctgcccccaccccaggaattTGGCCGGGGGAACCCATTTATGCTCTTTCTCTGCCTCGCCATCCTGTTGGAACACCGTGACCACATCATGCGCAACGGGTTAGATTACAATGAGCTGGCCATGCACTTTGACCGCCTAGTGCGAAAACACCACCTGGGGCGCGTCCTTCGCCGGGCCAAGGCTCTCTTTGCTGATTACCTGCAGTCAGAGGTGTGGGACTCGGAGGAAGGGGCTGAGGCCACAGCCCCATCTTGATCAGGCTCCTTCCAGCCCACCATCAGCCCCACCAGATTTCTGTTCTTTACCACGAGGGCCTATACATGAGACCCCAACTCCCTCCTGCCAGCCCTAGACCTGTTGGAGTACAGGGCCCTTTCTCCCCAGGTCTGAGAGTATGGGGCTCTGCCTTGGCACTGCCCCATGGAGGCCACGGCCTCCTTCCTCGGTTTATGTTgtatcgttttttttttttaaagattttatttatttattcgacagagatagagacagccagcgagagagggaacacaagcagggggagtgggagaggaagaagcaggctcatagcggaagagcctgatgtggggctcgatcccataatgccgggatcacgccctgggccgaaggcagacgcttaaccgctgtgccacccgggcgcccctatgTTGTATCGTTTTTAACAACTGTACTTTGCACACATGAAGGTCACTGTGGTCTGTGtatttctctgccctctctctggTTTTTGTTATAGATGGAGTCCCCAGGGCCTCCTGAACTCACTTGGTGGAGGGTGGCCCCGGC
This window harbors:
- the TBC1D25 gene encoding TBC1 domain family member 25 produces the protein MSSASGSSDLAGSGAPPPGGGAQAAAAEEEEREVVRVRVKKCESFLSPEFRSFAVDPQITSLDVLQHILIRAFDLNGKKNFGISYLGRDRLGQETYLSLLSDWDLSTAFATASKPYLQLRVDIRPTEDSPLLEDWDIISPKDVIGSDVLLAEKRSSLTTAALPFTQSILSQVGRTLSKVQQVLSWSYGEDVKPFKPPLSDAEFHTYLNHEGQLSRPEELRLRIYHGGVEPSLRKVVWRYLLNVYPDGLTGRERMDYMKRKSREYEQLKSEWAQRASPEDLEFIRSTVLKDVLRTDRAHPYYAGPEDGPHLRALHDLLTTYAVTHPQVSYCQGMSDLASPILAVMDHEGHAFVCFCGIMKRLAANFHPDGRAMATKFAHLKLLLRHADPDFYQYLQEAGADDLFFCYRWLLLELKREFAFDDALRMLEVTWSSLPPDPPEHEVELVGPPSQVADTGFSGHRGRPVRQRHMLRPAGGGGSALEDAVDHLVTTSQGPGGGGRLLRQASLDDLQQLRDNTGSRRDPLVQLPHPAALISSKSLSEPLLNSSDPLSSSSHPDSPSSSSPPSTQEASPAGDVAAGSPLMPELGSPQEPGKSLPPPPPLGLPPPQEFGRGNPFMLFLCLAILLEHRDHIMRNGLDYNELAMHFDRLVRKHHLGRVLRRAKALFADYLQSEVWDSEEGAEATAPS